The region CGCCCGTGAGGTCCGCCGTCACTGCCTGTACGCCGGCCTTGGCCTTGACCAGCACCTTCCGCTCGGTTCCATCCCAATCGACGGCCGCTCCGAGCGCCTCGCTTACGAAACGCACCGGCACCATCGTCCTGTCGTTCACGATCTTCGGCGCGACGTCGAGGGGTACTTGCTCATCCTGGCTGGTAGTGGGGCCGTTCTCCTGAGCGAACCCGTCAACCCATGGCAGCAGCTCGGTAACGATCGAGGCCTGCGGGTTGCCGACCTGAAGGCTGATCGTCCTCCTGCCCTTCCTGGCGGTGATGCGCCTTTCCGCCCCGTTCCACTCGATAGTGGCGCCGAGCGCTTCGAAGATGGCGCGGAGCGGAACGAGCGTCCGCCCCTGGTCGATGATCGGGGCCACGTCCAGCGAGAGCGGGTTATCGTCGACGAGTACCCGGATCTCATTCGGCGGCTCGGGTTGTGGGTTGATCGCCGAAGACGGGGCCGAAATAAGGCAGGCGAGCATCGCCGCCAGTAACGATACACATACAATCCTTCGCCCGGGTCCCATCCTGAAAGACCTCCTTCAATCGGGCCGGCCAGGTTTGAGCTGCCAGCCGGATGCGTACGGACCTGCGCCTCCAAATCCAGATTGATTCGCCGCGCTCCCACATTATTCCTGTGGTTGTGCCGGATTCACGGTGGCCGCTATTGTGTTGCCGGGTATAGTGGGATATGATAGGCGATGAGCACAATTCTGTGCACACTGGGCTCTGGGGAAGGTGGTGCGGGTGGACATCATCAGAATAGGGGACAAGGTCGTGAGCAGGGAGCGAATTGTCCACGCCATCGACAGGATCCTGGAACTCCGGGCGTCGGGGCTCCCCCAGCAGGAAGTGGCCGCCCGGATGGCGATAGACCGTGCGTTCGTCTCGAAGGTCGAGAGCATGGGCGAGGTCAGGCGCGGCGGAAGAGTGGCGCTCATCGGCTTCCCTGTCGGGAACAAAGAGGAACTCCGCCGGGTCGCGTCGTCGGAAGGAGTGGACCTCATTCTTCTGATGAACGACGAGGAAAGGTGGGACTTCGTCCGCGGGAAGAGCGGGGACGTCCTCCTGAACGAGATCATGGGCCTGATTGCCGAGGCGAAGAATTACGACGTGGTCGTTTTCATCGGTTCGGATATGAGGATAAAGCTTGCCGAGGCGCTCCTCGGCCCCAAAGTGGTCGGGATCGAGCTCGGGATCTCGCCCATCAAGGAGGACAAGTACGTAGACCCCAACATGCTGAGGGACACCATAAGGAGTCTCAGGGTCTAGACTTCGCGGATTGGAGATGAGACTGTGAAGAGAATCGTGAGCGTCAGCCTCGGATCCTCGAAGAGGGATCATTCTGTGAGGGTGACGGTGCTCGGCCAGGAATTCCAGGTCGAGAGGGTGGGCACCGACGGCGACATGAACAAGGCCATCCAGATGGTCAAGGACCTCGACGGCAAAGTGGACGTCTTCGGGATGGGCGGGATAGACCTGTACATATGCGCGGGGAACCGGAGGTACATGTTCCGCGACGCCAGGAAGATCGCCGCGGCGGCCAGGAAAACGCCTATGGTCGACGGCTCAGGCCTCAAGAACACGCTCGAGCGCAGGGTGGTCGAATACATCGCCAGGCACGACGTCATCCCGCTCAAAGGGCGCAGAGTGCTCCTCGTCTCAGGAGTTGACCGGTTCGGGATGGCCGAGGCGCTGACCGGGGCCGGCTGCGAGATGATGTTCGGCGACCTGATATTCGCGCTCGGAATCCCGGCCCCCATCAGATCGCTCCGCGCGCTTGACATCCTCGCTCGCCTCATCGCGCCCATCATAGTGCGGCTTCCATTCGAGATGGTGTACCCGACGGGCAAGAAGCAGGAGTCCACTACCCCGAAGTACGCTCGCTACTACCACTGGGCGGACATCATCGCGGGGGACTACCATTTCATCCGCAGGTACATGCCGGTGCATCTGGACGGCAAGGTGATCCTGACGAACACGGTCACGTCGTCCGACGTGGAGGATCTGAGG is a window of Bacillota bacterium DNA encoding:
- a CDS encoding transcriptional regulator; translation: MDIIRIGDKVVSRERIVHAIDRILELRASGLPQQEVAARMAIDRAFVSKVESMGEVRRGGRVALIGFPVGNKEELRRVASSEGVDLILLMNDEERWDFVRGKSGDVLLNEIMGLIAEAKNYDVVVFIGSDMRIKLAEALLGPKVVGIELGISPIKEDKYVDPNMLRDTIRSLRV
- a CDS encoding quinate 5-dehydrogenase — its product is MKRIVSVSLGSSKRDHSVRVTVLGQEFQVERVGTDGDMNKAIQMVKDLDGKVDVFGMGGIDLYICAGNRRYMFRDARKIAAAARKTPMVDGSGLKNTLERRVVEYIARHDVIPLKGRRVLLVSGVDRFGMAEALTGAGCEMMFGDLIFALGIPAPIRSLRALDILARLIAPIIVRLPFEMVYPTGKKQESTTPKYARYYHWADIIAGDYHFIRRYMPVHLDGKVILTNTVTSSDVEDLRGRGVATLITTTPELEGRSFGTNVMEGLLVALSGKPATEITPADYLELIDKIGFVPRIERLSR